The following are encoded in a window of Prochlorococcus marinus str. MIT 1013 genomic DNA:
- a CDS encoding lysine decarboxylase yields the protein MGLLNLLSINRSENLFLPAHGRGNALPKEIKKLLKLRPGIWDLPELFEIGGPLISEGAIAESQKSSAYEVGVDRCWYGVNGATGLLQSSMLALARPGQAVLMPRNIHKSCIQACLFGGLIPLLFDVPYLTDRGHASVFDRKWLHRVFEKAKELDEDIAAVVLVNPTYQGYSADIESLIKEIHSHCLPVLVDEAHGAYLISQIRSDLPKSAISFGADLVVHSLHKSAPGLVQSAVLWSQGEKVDPFKIERSIELLQTSSPSSLLLASCESSIKELIESKGLKKLKSCIDEAELLKDFLINKEVPLLKNSDPLRIILHTSKFGLSGIEVDKRFIKKRIIGELAEPGTLTFCLGFSSHQRLGERFVRVWNEILTSLGQHKSCFFKKPPFSIVSKPYKPGFSSWRSNFEKVHLQDAIGRISVEMVCPYPPGIPLLIPGEILDEARVDWLIEQKCFWPEQISDYVRVIS from the coding sequence ATGGGGCTTTTAAACTTGCTTTCTATTAATAGAAGTGAAAATCTTTTCTTGCCAGCCCATGGGAGAGGAAATGCACTCCCAAAAGAAATAAAAAAACTACTGAAGCTAAGACCTGGTATTTGGGATTTACCTGAGCTTTTTGAGATTGGTGGTCCTTTGATTAGTGAAGGAGCAATAGCAGAAAGTCAAAAGTCTTCTGCCTATGAAGTGGGTGTTGATAGATGTTGGTATGGAGTTAATGGCGCGACGGGTTTACTTCAAAGTTCAATGCTGGCTCTAGCTCGTCCTGGTCAAGCTGTTCTCATGCCAAGAAATATACATAAAAGCTGTATTCAAGCATGCCTGTTTGGAGGCTTAATACCATTACTTTTTGATGTACCTTATTTGACTGATAGAGGGCATGCCTCTGTTTTTGATAGAAAATGGCTTCATAGGGTTTTTGAAAAAGCAAAAGAGCTTGATGAGGATATAGCGGCCGTAGTTTTAGTTAACCCAACATATCAAGGATATTCTGCAGATATTGAATCTTTGATTAAGGAGATTCATTCACATTGTTTGCCAGTTTTGGTTGATGAGGCTCATGGAGCTTACCTAATTAGTCAAATAAGATCAGACTTACCTAAGTCGGCGATCTCTTTTGGCGCAGATCTTGTTGTTCACTCTCTTCATAAATCTGCACCAGGATTAGTTCAATCCGCAGTTTTATGGTCGCAAGGTGAAAAGGTTGACCCATTTAAAATTGAAAGAAGTATTGAATTGCTTCAAACTTCAAGCCCAAGTTCTTTGTTATTAGCTTCTTGTGAAAGTTCAATAAAGGAACTTATTGAATCCAAAGGATTAAAAAAATTGAAATCTTGCATAGACGAAGCTGAGTTGTTAAAAGATTTTTTGATTAATAAAGAAGTTCCTCTTCTTAAAAATAGTGATCCACTAAGAATTATTCTTCACACGTCAAAATTCGGTTTGAGTGGTATTGAAGTTGATAAAAGGTTTATAAAAAAAAGAATAATTGGTGAATTGGCTGAGCCAGGAACACTAACCTTTTGTCTTGGATTCTCTTCTCACCAAAGATTAGGAGAAAGATTTGTAAGAGTTTGGAACGAAATCCTTACATCTTTAGGCCAACATAAATCTTGTTTTTTTAAAAAACCACCTTTCAGTATCGTCTCTAAACCATACAAACCAGGTTTTTCTTCTTGGAGATCGAATTTTGAGAAGGTTCATCTACAGGATGCCATAGGAAGAATTTCTGTTGAGATGGTTTGCCCTTATCCTCCTGGAATACCTTTATTGATTCCTGGTGAGATTTTGGACGAAGCTCGTGTTGATTGGTTGATAGAACAAAAATGCTTTTGGCCAGAACAAATTTCAGATTATGTAAGAGTTATTTCTTGA